In Ascaphus truei isolate aAscTru1 chromosome 2, aAscTru1.hap1, whole genome shotgun sequence, the genomic stretch CGATAATCATTAGGCTTCAAGCTGTGCCGCCCCTTCTACGTGACACGCTGGAGCTCATTGTGCTACTTATAAGAGTACTTTATTCCACGCTTTGTGGCTTTGCTTTTTGTCACCCCAGTTACACCGTTGTTGTGGTATGTTGTACATAAACCTGTCCCTACTGAGCGTCTACACCTCCTGCTTTATGTGCTGATGTAAATATTAATGTGAAGTTGCACATGGTGTAATAGGGGGGTTTTACGCACGGTCCTGCAGTGCAGCTCGGCGATTGCTATTCTGTCTTCAGTTAGGGATCCCAATAGCGTTTGTATTGGATTTGTTTTGTGCTGTTCGAAATTCTGCCTTGTTGGCATTAATGTGTAAAGCTATTACCCGGAATAGAAAATAATGTTCAATGTGGTAGTGAAGGCGTTGCGTGGCTGAGTGCTTCCTCTCTCTGGCATCTGCAGTATACGTTTCAAGTCGTTTTGTCGCCGTATTGCATTTGGAGATGAGAAATGGCACAGTCCATTTTGGGGGCTTTTCTAATCTTTCGGCCCCTTCCAGTCGTAGTTTCTAAACTGCGCTGATGGGGAGAATCAAGATTGTATTTCCAGGTCATTGGAGAAActcttccctcactctctctctgtgataatgatttcttttgtttattACTGTGGTTGGAGTGGGATGACTTTAAAAAGCACCGAGCGcctaacacttttttttattttttattattattattattattttttatttgcaaatgtacattttttttccttctcttttAAAGGAATGGGGATGTAACGGCACTCCTTTATTTCTCCTGCCTCTATTTTAGCCTCTCCTTTTTCTGCATGTCCCCCTATCATTTTGCATACACTCATTAAACAAAATGGAGTATAAAAGAAACACTACATGGCTGTTGTAAGATTTGCTGCAGGTTTAGAATTTCCTTGCGCAGGAACACTACTTTCTGGGCACTTCAACCACTGGTCCTATGTAGGCAAATACATAAAGCGAGAGAATCCCTGTACACAAGCACTCTTCCTCCAATAGAGTAATGAATTGTTTATTGTGAAAATGAGAAAACAAATATGAAGTTAAAACCTAATAGATGCGGAGTTGCTGTAAATCcgtaatgtacagtaccaagtgTAAAAGGGTAAACCAGGGAATGTGACAAAGTGAGGGAAAAgagtgcgcaactattaaacaaaatcacacacgtgaagtgataatacagtgaAAATAAAAAAGTATAATACGTGACCTATTAATTAGGCaggatggagcgtctgcagctgtggtaccggggatggcccagagcaccccctagaacgtcagacaaatacacaaaagacacagcgcacaacgctcatagtgcattaaaaatatattataacaataaatcaataaggtaagtattgtgcgtacatcaataaaattcaaATAGGTATGTTAGGGGtgagttacccatacaccaacactgtggaccggatcagatgtcatcagcagGTACTGAAGCTGTTTTGTGATGCCAGGTTCCAAATCGATCGGTGGGGGGTCTTTTGAAGTAACCACTTCGTGGCTAAACAGTGTCCAGCATCCGCAGCTCACATAAAGACAATCCTgtcccacggatacacacggTGGTTTGTAGTACTCTCTCTAGCCTCCGTCGCGGCACTTCCGGGTTATGACGTCATCACTCAAGGGCAGCGCTGCTCGCGTGACAGTCTCTCTCCGGTGGCACGATCAACCAGCATAGACGGGGTAGATAAAGTCTCAGAACACTcgtccttccaacgcgtttcgaaaccgtgtAGGTTTCTTCATCAGTCCGTGTATCCGTGGGACAGGATTGTCTTTATGTGAGCTGCGGATGCTGGACACTGTTTAGCCACGAAGTGGTTACTTCAAAAGACCCCCCACCGATCGATTTGGAACCTGGCATCACAAAACAGCTTCAGTACctgctgatgacatctgatccggtccacagtgttggtgtatgggtaacttacccctaacatgcctatttgaattttattgatgtacgcacaatacttaccttattgatttattgttataatatatttttaatgcactatgagcgttgtgcgctgtgtcttttgtgtatttaTAAACCAGGGAATGCCTAATGCCACTATAGTGTGGAATAAACTGGTCAGTGTAAAGGCAGACCCACGTAACTCCCATGAGTCTGAGTAAGTAGCCCTTGAATGTACACTCCCCTAAATAGAGATATAATAATCCCTAAAGAATCACTGTGTGTAATGGCGTGATTCTCCCCTCAGGACCAGACTCTGGTCACTCAGATGGTGAATTACCAGGGAGTGCAGTATGTATCACCACACTGAGTTAGTGTATAAACTCAAGTGTAGCCTTGATAATAATCATGTGACCACACTACTGCTAGATGTCATAGCGGAGGGTCACCGTAGGGATAGGTAAAAATATAGCAGCACCCCTGTTGGGAAGGGTACCTGTGGAATACCCACAGAACAAAAACAGGGGAGCAATAGAGCGGGGTCAAGGGAGATAAGTAGTTAATACTACCTTCTCATACGGGCCAGCGTGACGTGTAAactgtacatttttcttttttttctttcactgGTCCTATGTAGCCCATATCTATTTCATTCTGTAAAGTTTGTGTGCCCAACGTGTGAAAAATGCAGTAATTACCACCATGTGAAgtgtatccttttttttttttttcaaagaggTCACAATTGTAACTTGTGAATTGACTCAAAAATGTCAGCAAACTTCTTGATGTGCCTACAACCTTCCATGCACTGACATGTTTTTCGAAGGTGTAATCCTTATATCAgagagtgtttttttttctttcttcaaaaagagttccctgcaatgtgcaggtaatttgaaaattgttccaaatacagaagaatttacaatgcatctgatctcaaacgcactattacagagggttggggttccttacaatgcatcttatttcagacgcgatattagagaggactgggttctgcagaatttcacaacatAATTATAGAGTTCCTTAACCAAGAAAACGTTGAAAAAACATTGCCCACATGCAGTTATAATTAACAGTTAACTTGTGACAAACAAGCAGTGAAATGTATAGAATTGTCAATGCATCCCTACTCCAGTTTGTATAATACTTCCTGTCATCCTTTGATTGCTGGAGAGCAGAGCTGTCGGATCACGGCTTGTCCTGGTGCTATTTAGCATACCGGATTTTCCGAAGGCTCACCATATGCTCTTGCAATCCTCGGTGGCCAATTTAAATGCAAAGGAGCAAAGCTTTCTTCACTCCCAATTGCAGCAAAAATAACTGTGTGCGATGCGTTTATACTCCTGCCGCACCAATTTGCGTTATTAGTGAATATGTATCAAGATGGTGCAATTTGTTTCACCATGTGAATGACGACTGTCTCTTCAATTTCTTACCTACCCTGTATGCTGCTGGCCCAACAGTGTTCACAGCACTTCAGACCTGACGCAttggaaaaataaaatgttactgTTCACAGGAGCCATCTTTCATACGATCATTGTAATATTGAGCTGAGTAACTTCTCCAGAAACATCTCCCCAAATTGCTCACAGAGGCAAGAGGAGCAATTTGAGTGCAAAGCTCCTCGATATATCAATGCCACATGAAACTGACACTTTTATCGTCAATCATAATATTGAAATCGCGAATGGGCattattctttttatttaatactgtatagtaaagCTGCATCAAGTACTTCCAGCAGCAGTGCTCTCTTAAAATAAAATGGCAGTACAGTACTAGTATACCCTTGTATGGAGTACTGTGATCTGAAGTTTCCTCTATTACATTGAATCTTTTCTTGTGATACGATTAGGCTCATTTTAAGGGTAATTGTGGAATGTTGTTTTGCTGGTTCTTGCCAGTTTTAACTCCCATCATGGAATTGTAACATGACGACATGATATTGCCATAGTGCAACTACATGACTTAACATGGTTTGCATCACTAAAGACCACAAACACATtggtaagaaacacattgcgTTGGACTTCTAAAATCTGTAATAAGTGAGGGAAAACAACATCATAACTTGGTTAGTATTCTAATCTACATGATCTGCAGAGGAAAATAGGATTTAAGCAGGTTTAACATTATTATCGGTATTGTAGCTTGAGCTAGCCAAAACCTCAGGCGTGCAAACACCCTCGGCACGtaaagggttaaaagtgaggtTCCTGTTTTAAAAGTCCTATTGGCTAATATCTGtcttattatatgtatattatgtttcattatatgtatatactgtatatgtgaacAAGTTTCTTGCATTTCCAGTTTCGTCTTGGTCAGATATTTAATTGTAAAATCTTTGGCTATTTCTCTGGGGAGAATGACGGACGCTTTTCCTGGGATCTTTTACAATGACCAGCAGTGGTGgggtattttgtattttttttttcgttATTGTAGAAATGACTTAATACATTACTAATGGTTGCTCCTAGTTTGGAATTGCTGCATTGTGAGCAGTACTTTATGTAGTGTGCAAGTTAATCATTCCAGATTAAATGTTGCACAACATACCGAAATATTTTGTAGAGGTGATGTTGCTTTTGGCTTGTATCCAATTCACATTACCGAGTGTTGCTGCACATGTACTGTTATTGTGTTATCCTTTCTAAGAGAATCCGACCATCTGAAGTGCAACAAACTTCTCCAAGTATATTTAgaattttttaatgttttttttttttttttcaaatgttggCTATTACAATTTCTGTGTATTAGCTTTTCAAGTAATATGCAGAatgtaagaaaaagaaaaaaaaacagaagccATCTGGCATTGGTTAATTTACTTTGATTCTTCTGCTTTGTTGACTTATACAAAGGGACAGTTGTCAAGTCAAAAGAGGGCATTATTATCATGTTAGGGACCACTTCATATTCACTGGAGACTGCTGAACACGCTGTTTATTAAAACGAACTCCTGGTAGAAACTGTGCTTATTAACACACCAGTTAGAGTAGCAGAATTTGCCTGCAATCTGCACAGAATGAGTGCGGAAGGGGTGTATTTTGGGTGGGGATTTTCTTTGGCCTGAGCTTTAGCCATGTTCCTTATGCCAGGCAGATAGATGGATGCTAGACGGACAGCAGAAGCAGGTGGGGGAACAAGCAAGGAGGCTGGGAGGCCTTCTGCTGCGGTCTTTTGTGTGCCTCATTGTAATTACAAATATCTCTATTGTTTGCTCAAAATAAGCAGTCAGCCCCGTCATCTGTGCAGCAGGGATGGCCATTGAACCATACATGTGTCTGAAATGCACCTCTCCTTCGAGTGGCAAGTAGGTTAAAAGGTTCTTGCTAGCATGGAGACAGGATGCAAAGAGATATTGGAGCGGATTTAACATCTGCTTCAAGGTCACAGCACAAAGCAACCTAGGCGGGGCAAGAAGCTCATGTTGAGCACCACGATTGTACCACTAAGGGGGATTTTAATCTGTCGCTTTACATCAGTCAATTCACAGAGTGCAATCCACTCCCAGCACTAAATAAGCGAAATGTGCATTTGTTTGTGACGTCTCTGAAAATGACCAATGAGACAATATGAAGTGGTCTGGTAGAATTGAACTTATCAGGGGCCTTTTGTATCGACTCGAGAGAACCACAACAAAGTTGCTGAGGTTCTCTACTTGTCTGTAAAATCGGTGTAATGTAAGCAGGTGTATGGGTGCATTTTTGTGCAGGAATAATCTCCCGTAAGTAGTTCTTTTGGGTCCCTCACTAACTATTGTATCTTTTTGCATTCATTTGTTCTTACTTTTTTCTGTTTATATGGACGTACTATTTCCCTGTTGCGGAATAGATTGGCACTTTTATAACTAAATGAAAATATACAAGTTTTGACAGAGAAACTACCATGTGCTGTGgcaagatttatttttttattttaacttaaGAAAATATTATGAGATTATATTATATCATTATAAGGACAAAAAGAACATATCAACAAAGCACGTTTTGTTGCAGCACATGTACAAATAGTAAGCTAGGTACTATTGAAAATACTGCCTCGGGCTTTGCTTTTGAAGCCGTAATCccggctcctcccccccccccccctcttcttccctgGAAATACATACCATGGAAGCTACTAATGTCTCGGCTCCTCCGGGAACCAAAACGGGCATTCATATTTCAGGGATCCCATCAACCGTTAAGCTGCGGCCCCTGCtgggctggcggcgcgtgcagccaagtcccccggtctgcagagggAAAGACGGGGGATGGAAATGgggtgacgggggcgcggccgtgacgtcacccggcaggttcgccctaattggctgaaccgccggggggggcgTGGTCTAGCGCTTTGTCacaactcctgctctcaattatcttgagagcaggagtttgtcgGCGCAGCGCGGCGGCCGCCCCCCTCGGGCGGATCTTGTccctgcagtagccagcggggacctggccttagggaGCCACAAAGTCATCCGTtgctgctgcttcctattggacggcttTTTAAATTCCTGTgagaaaccaggaagtaatattggTAGCTTTAGTAGTTCTAAGAAACCGGTGATCGGTtccaatactgtatataaaaaggatCTAAGCATAGGGGAATAAAGGCCGCATACCACAAACGGATTGCAAAACAGTCTGACGTATATGTGACTCCGTCACAGGTAAAAGAAATCGGACAACTGACACAAAGTTGCAGATCCCAGAGCCACAATAGCAGTAATAATACTGATCATATAAATGGAATGATTAGTCTTCTCCGTTCTCTTCTCTGCCGCTATTTGAACGGTGTGAAGCACTGGGGTGCCTCACGGATGCTGCTCCATTTTGGATTTGTTTCTTGGGCTCGTACCGAAGACAAACGCTATTATGTGTTTATCACATTTTTGTTATGCGCTGTACACTGTGTGCGGGTGTAACTTGCAAACTGACGACATGAATGTCAgagccaagatggcggccgcatggGTTTTATGGTTACACGCAGGAGCACAGGAACTATTTTTGGGTGGGTGTGCTATACATACAACATAAGTAACATACATTACTATAATGTCAAAATGTATAAACCCATGGTTACACGGGATGATTGTGTAAGGCacggatgctcaactccagtcctcaaacccctgCAACAGGCCCATTTTTCCTGGAAACCAGACCTGTTGTggcggcttgaggactgaagttgagcacagGTTGTGCGTGCGCGTCTGCATACTCGCTGTTTGGTTCATGTATAGACCTACCTTTGACAGAGCTACAGTATTTGCCCGAAACGGTGGTCTCACTCAGCGTGTCTGCCTTTGCTTTGGGGTCTGTAAGCTGTATTGCTTTATGTATCTGATTTTGTTTAATATGTTTTTTGAATAATATATGAtgacttttattttttttgcaatttcggTGGTGTGCATTCTTGATTACACCTTCTCATGGTTTCTACTAACCTGGCCCTGTTTATTGGGGACTGTGAAGGGGTTAGCTTTGCACCCACCTTACCATTTTTCACTTtgatcctttcccccccccccccccccccccaggttatCCCTAGTAGCAGGTGTGCTCCACCACACATTGTGCATAAATAAGAGGAATCGTGACATTGTCAAAACACCTGCATGTCTTCATGTGCTTGTTTAAACCCAGCTGCTCCATCTAGTGGACAGATTTAGGACAACCTGCTGTTTTCAGCCAGCAAAATAATGTGTGTAGCTGTATACTGGCTGTTGCGATGGTCAACATGTAAGACCGAATAATGGGAAACAATATACCACGCGGGGGAGACGTACATCAAATACAAAAGTAAACACTGGAAGGAAGGAATGTGTGCCCTACACAGATTACAATATGAGAACAAATTAATATAGGTTCTTAGTATGTTGAGCTGAAAACATAATAGCTTTTGCATTCCAATGGTCCTACAACACCGTACAgccgggggaagggggagggggggggtgtgtgaccgTGTTTTGTACATTTGCCAAATGTTGCCAATGTAACAATGCTGCGTAATCCATAGGAAATGAGAACGGTGTTTTCTTAGAACCAAGACTTTAATACTTGCCACGATCCTGGCCATGTTCTTACCTGTGATTGGGACATAATTTGGCCGTGTACAGATTTAGCGTTACAAAGGAAATCTTGAGGTTTGAACCTGATGCACGACACCACAAAAGTCTCATTCTCAAACTGTCCGAATACCGTGGCAGATCTTTACACAAAGGGGTTGGTAATTCACTTTGTTTGCTTTGCTTACTCCTATTGCTTGTAGAGTTAACTGGGGCCCTCCAGTAACTGGAAGGCTCAAACATAAGATTTCTTCTGAACCTTTAGTATTATAAAAGATCGaatttcatttttattgtttGTCTTTTGAGCATGAGTCTGTCATTTAACCTTTCCAGTGCCAGAGGGTCTGTGCTGTACACCCACTGATGGCCACCCATGGTTCTGTGGGTTAATAAATGGTATATgtcagggttggccaactccagtcctcaaaggccaccaacaggtcaggttttaaggatatccctgcttcagcacagttgttgACTAAGCCAccaattgagccatctgtgctgaaatgGGGCtagccagaaaacctgacctgttggttgacatggaggactggcattggccacTCCTGGAATTGACTTTAAATTGATGAGTCAACTAAACATCATGATCCAGAGGTAATTGGTTCACATTGAGACCTTTCACAGTGTTTGCTTATCAATAGGCAGGGAGCTTGGTTATCAAACAAACATATCCCAACCTGTCTAAAAGTAAACCCTGACACAAGCCTTTATGCCACATGCTCTTTCCCTTGGCTTCTTTTCCTTTCTCTCCACTTAACCCCTTATATCTCCCTCCTTTTATGTCGCTCTCTCTTGCTCTTTTTCCTACACGTTTCTTGTTCTCTGCACCTTCGCTATTTAGTTTCCCTTGctgcttcacccccccctccttttttttcccccctctcacttTGCTCACTTATTTCTGTCTCCTCTCTTTGCCCCCTTGTTTctcgtgtgcgtgtgtgcgtgcgtatacaTGCACACGCCATGTTACTGTTGTACCAGTATCCaaattaaattagtttttttGAATGTATATTGCCGATCCATTTTGATGCTTCTCTGTGCTCAACTAGCAAGCCACAAGAGAAAGTTAGTGGTAGTTTACCTTGCACGTGGGAATATTTTGTCTGGCATAAAAATGGAATGGTATCTAATAGTTTGTTATTATTATCCAACAGGAACATGGTTGAAAAGTAGCCTTGGCCTCATCCAACTAGAAGGGAATCAGCTGACCTGGACGTACATTGCACCACAGCTGGGATATTGGGTTGCTGCCATGTCCCCTTCCAACCCAGGTAACGCTTCCCGACACAAAAACTCCcagaaatacatttatttattggcTTGTATCTTTACTTTCTCTGCTTACTTGATCTGCTACGTTAGACAAAATTCACAGTGTAGACCATATGATAATagctataataatataataaattataataatgttGCTAAGACTTCTACGTTACAAACCTATTTAAATTGTTACTCCATATGCAATCATGGAGCGACCTATCTCAACGGCAAATGCCATGCGTCCTGATTTGCACAGCTGTCCCCAGAAGGGAAGAATGTTTTTGGCATTTCACAAATACAGCAGTTAAACCAAGATAAAGTAGTTACTGCATTTCTTTCGGCATACATGTGGTAGCAGGATATGGACATTTGGGGTGTATATTTTGTTCTTAAATATTTCCTGGGAAATAAATGTATTGTAAAACAAAAGTCAAACCTGTCCAGATATTACCAATCGTGTTTGTGGTTAGAATtgcacacacaatatataacGGCACCTTAACCACTACACCAAACATACTCTCCTTCACAAGATCTGTTTTAAATCAAAAAAAGGACGAATAATGCTGGGGGAAAACAAGCTAGTATTTCAATATGATCATCATGTTTAAAAATGCTGCAATGCTACAGCGCCTGATAATAAGGTGTATATTCAATGACGTGCGATGGCCAATATTGTCTCTCTAATGAGCGTTTGTGTTTGCACTGCAGTAAATGCACCCCTATAAAATAAAGTTGAAGATACCAGTAACCATTGCCAAAGAGAACTGCTACCATTTATTTTGCAGCATGTTACTGTTACCTCGGTCCCAAAGGGGTTAACCTGCTTGATTCTGTGTGGAATTGGTAGAGTTGGCTCAAGTTGAACAGGATCCAATATAGAACCAATATAGAATGTTGCCTGGTCGCAAAGATCTCATTCTATTTCTCCCCCTTTGATTTTCAGATCCGGTGGTGACGCAGGATATCACTACCTATCACACAATGTTTTTATTGGCAATATTAGGAGGTATGGCTTTCATACTGCTGGTTCTACTCTGTCTGCTGCTCTACTACTGCAGGTAAAAAGCACATATTGTGACCATCTTTCTCTGTTCAGGTGCTGTGCTCTGTTTACAATCTGCAATGGGAAAGAAAAAAAGTATCAGTCAAATTTGCCAAAAGCATCAGTCCCACTTAGCAAGGTATACAGAAGGTGCATTGCAACGTAACCAATTACCCAAACATCGCCTCGTGTTTTATCATTCATCTTAGATTCATCAATAGCTATATTTAACCAGCATTTCATCTTTAAGACATGctgcattgtactgtatattgatagACAATTTGTATATACTTGTAGCTTCGTAAATGCCTTCTGAACAAACATAAAATCTAAATTTAGGAGAATTATTAGAATATTAGAAGAAAATAGTTTGTGGTTGCATGATGCACCACATTACCATGTGCTGCAGTACGGCAAAACATACAATCCATACTATATTCTCCTACCGCGTGCATGTTAATGAGGGAGAAGTGAGTGTTGGTTGTTGGAAAGCAGCACAGCAATTCGAGCCAAGTTACAGATCAGCCCTGAGAAAGTAGAAGCAGTCTTTACATTAGCCCTGTAAATATTACTTTGCTTCAATTTTTCTCCAAAATAGATAACTATGGAACAAGTTTGCAATCAGGAAGAAAAGGAAAAGTAAAGGTAATTttgttaaatttaaaaaaaaataagtgtatTCTTTACACCAGATAAGTGGGACTGATGCTAGAATACTCCCCGGCGTGCAGTCTATTCAAAtatgttctttttatttttggcaCCTCTCCCTTAGGAGGAGGATATTCCAACCTGATTTGAGCGCAATCTTTATCTTTCAAAACTGTTCTTTAATCATTAAATGATTAAAGAGCTATGTAATTATTAGAGGGAACAAGTGTTACACCAACAAGcattccatatttttttttttttttaccgtggATTTCATTTGAACGTTTTGACACTAAATTGAAAGGATAATGTGCATTTTCTCCCTTATTAAATGGATAGAATCTAATACTATTGCTTCCTTTTTGTTaggaggaaatgtttgaagccaCGTCAGCATCACAGGAAACTTCAGCTTTCCACAGCGCTGGACTGTTCCAAAAAGGATCAGGCCACTTCAATGTCCCACATTAATTTAATTAGCCCAGTCCACATGGAGATGGTGTCTTCTAGTGGTGACGCAGATATGCATACCCCGATGCTAAAGCCTTCCTATAGTACCTCAATGGAATTTAGCTCAAGGGAAGAGCTTCTTTCTCAAGAAGAAAAGAGCAGAATTTCTTTGCATAACCTGACTCCAAGTGGAACTCTGAGACAGGTGTACAATAAATCAATGGATCAATTCCTATTAAAGTCAAGGAAGTCAGCCGAAATGTCAGATGGATACGAGTCTCCCATGAAAGATGAATACCGGAGGAGTTACAATTCAGTGATCTGCCAGCCATTATTTGAAAACAGGGACAAAGACCTTCTGTCATCTACCAACCACGTTACGGCAGGAAGTAAACCAAGTATGCAGGAACAAATGTACCCAATGTCTTCTGCTCCCGAAGCTGAGCAGCTGATAGACCGACGGCCTACTGAATGTATGATGTCAAGATCAGTAGACCACCTTGAAAGGCCAACCTCTTTTCCTCGGCCAGGTCAGCTCATATGTTATAATTCCGTCGACCAAGTGAATGACAGTGTTTACAGAAATGTTTTGCCTACCCTTGTAATTCCAGCTCACTACATGAAACTGCCTGGAGAACATCCTTATGTTAGCCAACAGTTGATTGTCTCAGCGGAGCAGCAGTATGACCTAGAAAGACTTCAAGCTGAGCTCTCTAAACCGCATGCACCACATCCTCAACAGATGCAACCCCCGCAACTAAGCTCTCAAGCACTATCGCAGCAACATCTGCAAGATGGAGAAGGTGTGGAGTGGAGCGCCCAAAATGCAGTGATGTCAGAATCCGTCTCTATCCCTGCGTCACTGAACGATGCTGCAATCGCTCAGATGAATGGAGAAGTGCAGCTGCTGACCGAAAAGGCTCTGATGGAGCTTGGTGGGGGAAAGCCAATGCCACATCCTCGTGCCTGGTTTGTGTCTTTAGATGGACGATCAAATGCACATATTAGACATTCATACATTGATCTCCAAAGAGCTGGAAAAAATGGGAGTAACGATGCCAGCTTGGATTCTGGTGTAGATATGAATGAACCAAAATCCGTCCGAAAAATAAGAGGTGAGAAATTTTCAATGCTGCAGCATCACCCGCCTATGCAGCATCACCCGCCTATGCAGCATCCAACTGTACAGGTGCACCCGCAGCAAAACGAACAGAAGGTTTCAGACAATACATCTTACACACAGCTTGTTTATTTGGATGACATGGACCAAAGTGGTAGTGAATGTGGAACGCCTGTCTGTAGCCCCGAGGATAGCAGGCCCTTCATTGAGGCACCTGGACGGAGGAGTGGTGGCCAACTACCCAGCGTTCAGGAAGAGACTATTAAAAGAACTGTGGAATCCTCACCAGTGCCACTAAGCAGCCCAGAAGATGAGCTATCCATCCATGACGACTGTGCTGAAGACCAAGACCAAggagaaaacaaaaaaagtccTTGGCAAAAACGGGAGGAACGACCACTTTTGGCTTTTAATTTGAAATGAGTTGTTGTAAATTCCCCACCACCCGGTGGAGCCGAAAATTGCCAAATATCCTTTCCTTGGAGATGCGTACTTTTAAGAGAAATAAGTCTCTGTA encodes the following:
- the FAM171A1 gene encoding protein FAM171A1 isoform X1 produces the protein MIGSAAAALLLLCLLGCNVWKAVTKTLQEQHAAAQEVTLKVQVSDASTHQPLSEAIIEIFANQVSAASGTTGPDGTALIKLQYKLGSQLIVTATKHAYVPNSAPWRPLRLPVFSSLSLGLLPERSATLMVYEDIVQIVSGFQGSRLQPRVHFQRRALSLPGNSTYKDLTAFLTAASSPWEVDSFPYLQGSDGNATGNNSRFDLTPVTAVSVHLLNSDGTDIPVNGPIYVTVPLPTHSNLKHNAHVPAWRFDQKHGTWLKSSLGLIQLEGNQLTWTYIAPQLGYWVAAMSPSNPDPVVTQDITTYHTMFLLAILGGMAFILLVLLCLLLYYCRRKCLKPRQHHRKLQLSTALDCSKKDQATSMSHINLISPVHMEMVSSSGDADMHTPMLKPSYSTSMEFSSREELLSQEEKSRISLHNLTPSGTLRQVYNKSMDQFLLKSRKSAEMSDGYESPMKDEYRRSYNSVICQPLFENRDKDLLSSTNHVTAGSKPSMQEQMYPMSSAPEAEQLIDRRPTECMMSRSVDHLERPTSFPRPGQLICYNSVDQVNDSVYRNVLPTLVIPAHYMKLPGEHPYVSQQLIVSAEQQYDLERLQAELSKPHAPHPQQMQPPQLSSQALSQQHLQDGEGVEWSAQNAVMSESVSIPASLNDAAIAQMNGEVQLLTEKALMELGGGKPMPHPRAWFVSLDGRSNAHIRHSYIDLQRAGKNGSNDASLDSGVDMNEPKSVRKIRGEKFSMLQHHPPMQHHPPMQHPTVQVHPQQNEQKVSDNTSYTQLVYLDDMDQSGSECGTPVCSPEDSRPFIEAPGRRSGGQLPSVQEETIKRTVESSPVPLSSPEDELSIHDDCAEDQDQGENKKSPWQKREERPLLAFNLK
- the FAM171A1 gene encoding protein FAM171A1 isoform X2, which encodes MIGSAAAALLLLCLLGCNVWKAVTKTLQEQHAAAQEVTLKVQVSDASTHQPLSEAIIEIFANQVSAASGTTGPDGTALIKLQYKLGSQLIVTATKHAYVPNSAPWRPLRLPVFSSLSLGLLPERSATLMVYEDIVQIVSGFQGSRLQPRVHFQRRALSLPGNSTYKDLTAFLTAASSPWEVDSFPYLQGSDGNATVTAVSVHLLNSDGTDIPVNGPIYVTVPLPTHSNLKHNAHVPAWRFDQKHGTWLKSSLGLIQLEGNQLTWTYIAPQLGYWVAAMSPSNPDPVVTQDITTYHTMFLLAILGGMAFILLVLLCLLLYYCRRKCLKPRQHHRKLQLSTALDCSKKDQATSMSHINLISPVHMEMVSSSGDADMHTPMLKPSYSTSMEFSSREELLSQEEKSRISLHNLTPSGTLRQVYNKSMDQFLLKSRKSAEMSDGYESPMKDEYRRSYNSVICQPLFENRDKDLLSSTNHVTAGSKPSMQEQMYPMSSAPEAEQLIDRRPTECMMSRSVDHLERPTSFPRPGQLICYNSVDQVNDSVYRNVLPTLVIPAHYMKLPGEHPYVSQQLIVSAEQQYDLERLQAELSKPHAPHPQQMQPPQLSSQALSQQHLQDGEGVEWSAQNAVMSESVSIPASLNDAAIAQMNGEVQLLTEKALMELGGGKPMPHPRAWFVSLDGRSNAHIRHSYIDLQRAGKNGSNDASLDSGVDMNEPKSVRKIRGEKFSMLQHHPPMQHHPPMQHPTVQVHPQQNEQKVSDNTSYTQLVYLDDMDQSGSECGTPVCSPEDSRPFIEAPGRRSGGQLPSVQEETIKRTVESSPVPLSSPEDELSIHDDCAEDQDQGENKKSPWQKREERPLLAFNLK